The proteins below come from a single Leifsonia sp. 1010 genomic window:
- a CDS encoding MBL fold metallo-hydrolase yields MTLSGGRRVGAPRLTPEVVPGVHRLEHAFTNCYLLVEGDSWTLVDAAFPNTWGALIRAAHELDLRMHDLQGIVLTHGHFDHVGFAERAVEELGVPVYVHAGDRELAAHPYRYRREHTPFVYPLLYPRSLPPVVGMLRAGALNVKGVEEVSELPSSGTLDLPGRPEVVFTPGHTFGHCGLLLRDRETLLTGDALVTLDPYKGVPGAQIVAGAATADSEQALASLDVISGTGARVLLPGHGEPWRDGAEAAVASARAIGRS; encoded by the coding sequence ATGACTCTCAGCGGTGGGCGCCGCGTGGGCGCACCGCGCCTCACACCGGAGGTGGTGCCGGGCGTCCACCGCCTCGAGCACGCCTTCACCAACTGCTATCTGCTGGTGGAGGGCGACTCCTGGACGCTCGTGGATGCGGCGTTCCCGAACACGTGGGGCGCATTGATCCGGGCGGCTCACGAACTGGACCTGCGCATGCACGATCTGCAGGGAATCGTGCTCACCCACGGGCACTTCGACCACGTCGGCTTCGCGGAGAGGGCCGTCGAGGAGCTGGGTGTGCCGGTATACGTCCACGCCGGCGACCGGGAGCTGGCCGCGCATCCCTACCGCTACCGGCGCGAGCACACGCCGTTCGTCTATCCCCTGCTCTACCCGCGGTCGCTCCCGCCGGTGGTGGGGATGCTGCGAGCGGGCGCCCTGAACGTGAAAGGGGTCGAGGAGGTGTCGGAGCTCCCGAGTTCCGGGACGCTCGACCTGCCGGGCCGCCCGGAGGTGGTGTTCACGCCGGGCCACACGTTCGGGCACTGCGGACTGTTGCTCCGCGACCGCGAGACGCTGCTCACGGGTGACGCCCTCGTGACGCTCGACCCCTACAAGGGCGTGCCGGGCGCTCAGATCGTCGCGGGCGCGGCCACGGCGGATTCGGAGCAGGCGCTCGCGTCGCTCGATGTCATCTCGGGGACGGGTGCCCGCGTGCTGCTCCCCGGGCACGGCGAGCCGTGGCGGGACGGCGCGGAGGCCGCTGTCGCCTCGGCGCGAGCGATCGGCCGCAGCTGA
- a CDS encoding RHS repeat-associated core domain-containing protein encodes MRFSRPHVRWAARALIGGAAVAALTLSGTVTTAEASPAERARRVAAATLAEVRAAAAEQEVRVREETETPAPQTEGTIRAGTESTVRAKSLGVSATFSGNDVASRLTVKVGAAPANALRAAKAEAPGAGAPVSDPVEITAANDDGEQVTQFPASTENRRGGGDNGPVVSDVIPGIALEMKPDLTAVKAKGLDPSTLQIYTREGAGEPWTALPSYYDAKAGVVKGVSTHLSQFVVIGVPFPVPAGPVVVLDPDNDEGRASTPAPPVTELGYNIRLAQQVAALLEQDCRATVTITRQDPNQPFVPREIRAGMAAAADPVATLGIGFNTNQGTAWGSPGDGGSQVYSRGGAPDGALSNALVGVLPTYTNRPAKSLGNNGNFPGDEFAGLPNAFTHVEPLFLDHNYDRPVINEGMTDIANGVLTGLGVYLESQGFDCTDPVTGGWPSPPSAAEIARWRQLGHQNHQTYGGEPFSFSTGNLIEDEKLFSLPGPGGSVTDLTLTYNSQDGRLTRVGAGWSFEWGARAQRFIDGSVMVVRGDGASFVFTADGHGGYTTVDAGLHQTLSEAPGGKLRLTDVSGESWVFDASNIDGIGNLVSYTDEQGHVTTLAYGPPADRKTSQFYPLASITDSAGQVISVDSDALGRVTGFTRPGGDRWRLTYDGSGNLATIALPDGRTHAFTYDDAHQLLAGTDATGALYLKNQYDSQGRVVKQWDAQGNVRTLDYSTQGQTTYTDNLGRVSVYFHDAQSRITKVQHPDGTTASFRFDADNNVTSSTDENGARTAYTYDQSGNLTSETAPDGVVTKYTYSPTGRVATKTDAGGPDGSPRTWTYDYDDAGHIVAVHQPDATIVRYAYDAAGNLVSSEQPSGATTTYSYDTAGRLATQTDPAGGVTRYSYDAAGRMLSQVDPGGHSTRYSWDSGDRVVTATNAVGSVFRYGWEPNDHLASLTDPTGAVTKYSWDAMFHLTDSTSPSGAVTTYGYTAEDSLSKRSDPLGGTASFTSDARDRTVKTVDPNGGTWSYSYDSVGNLTSVVSPEGGKTSYAYDTHGNLTAETSPTGSKTRYSYDSVGRLIKQIDADGVTTSYAYDLMDRVARITDGRGKHTDLAYDSDGNLTSVTDRGGAVTAYRYDVGGRVVSQTSPLGDVTSFGYDSDGNVTSVTDALGRTRTYSYDALEQLIAATDAEGNTTAYAYDANGRTTSVTDPNGNVTAFAYDGDGNQVSTTDPLGGVTQYEWDAAGNQTSVTDAKGHRTLYGYDPAGQLVKVTEGHKSGAKPSPDTNVVSTYTYDRDGNLSTITDPNGHTTRYTSDASGRTTSETNPVGNTTSWMYTPAGRIAKTTTGTGATTALAYDKRGDLVRQDQAGAVATYEYDAEQRLITMTDPTGVSGWVYDDDGRVTTQIDQSGGRLANAYDPAGQLASMTLPTGQKLTYTYDRAGKTTSQSSPWGSLAYAWDPAGNLTELQRSTGVTTMYGYDGSNRVTDVRHSTPAVVAGTTSTPSPKPAAYASGDATAAKCTTVAGYLSARSAPAAGESTLCTHTNTYLEGRTLPTASKPVPDGGSLAYHYDYDADGNLTEASRTIAQPTPDFAAKPGSTHPSGTSGRSPDSTPAAKAAPISNVTSVTYGYDRLDRLATSQTSSAEKNMYGYDAAGNRTSWSRSGAKDGDFVQTATFNDANQLTQSVTTGSGRGVSAGVASYSYDGAGNRVSQAVAGTGTSFAYNAAGQVDAVQREGRSTTYAYDGLGRQASVTDQSRYGTSTTRNSYDGAGLVQANVSGQGTTTLVRDAAGALAEHVTSTGEASWDLLDGLGSTVAAARAGSVTELSSYDDWGAQRFESGGWSAPESYTGHPQDVTQGQVHTFARSYDPATGSWTAPDSWRGLLTEPASLGRYRYVSSNPATFLDPDGHKCAPRTGASDALPLGCGAPPHKAYQDVKMPPEPPPYTPAKKDPKTPKAKGPNTKNRPSALHPDFNASAASPINVRQGVKSAGDARCYFVSPDQIVQCALAGDDQAVRDGIAGIQEAIREFMRSPAMQAIAGALAGAGQVLGVVGWALDVTGVGAPLGLPLGAISLGLTFTATLIYCTADPRSQSCVGGMLAGPQDDTYGKKR; translated from the coding sequence ATGCGTTTCTCGAGGCCGCACGTCCGCTGGGCTGCGCGCGCGCTGATCGGTGGCGCAGCGGTCGCAGCCTTGACACTGTCCGGAACCGTCACGACCGCTGAGGCGTCGCCGGCAGAGAGGGCGCGTCGCGTCGCGGCAGCCACGCTCGCCGAGGTCCGTGCTGCGGCTGCCGAACAGGAGGTCCGGGTCAGAGAAGAAACCGAGACGCCTGCACCGCAGACCGAGGGCACAATCCGCGCCGGAACCGAATCAACGGTTCGGGCCAAATCCCTGGGCGTGTCGGCCACCTTTTCGGGCAACGATGTCGCATCGCGGCTCACGGTCAAGGTCGGCGCGGCGCCGGCCAACGCTTTGCGCGCTGCCAAGGCCGAGGCGCCCGGCGCAGGTGCCCCGGTGTCGGACCCGGTCGAGATCACCGCCGCGAACGACGACGGCGAGCAGGTCACACAGTTTCCGGCTTCGACGGAGAACAGGCGGGGAGGGGGCGACAACGGCCCGGTCGTCTCAGACGTCATCCCCGGCATCGCTCTCGAAATGAAACCGGACCTCACGGCCGTCAAGGCAAAAGGCCTCGACCCTTCGACCCTGCAGATCTACACCCGAGAGGGTGCGGGCGAGCCTTGGACAGCGCTGCCGTCCTACTACGACGCGAAGGCTGGTGTCGTGAAGGGTGTGTCCACGCACCTCTCGCAGTTTGTCGTGATCGGCGTCCCGTTCCCGGTCCCGGCCGGTCCCGTGGTGGTGCTCGATCCGGACAACGACGAGGGACGTGCGTCGACCCCCGCGCCGCCGGTCACCGAGCTCGGATACAACATCCGACTTGCGCAGCAGGTCGCGGCACTCTTGGAGCAGGACTGCCGGGCGACCGTCACGATCACACGGCAAGACCCGAACCAGCCATTCGTCCCACGCGAGATCCGGGCGGGGATGGCGGCTGCCGCCGATCCCGTCGCGACACTGGGGATCGGGTTCAACACCAATCAGGGAACAGCATGGGGATCGCCCGGCGATGGCGGATCCCAGGTGTACTCCCGCGGCGGGGCGCCCGACGGCGCGCTCTCCAACGCGCTTGTCGGTGTGCTGCCCACCTATACCAACCGGCCCGCCAAGAGCCTCGGCAACAATGGGAACTTCCCGGGCGACGAGTTCGCGGGACTTCCGAACGCGTTCACTCACGTGGAGCCGCTGTTCCTCGACCACAACTACGACCGTCCCGTCATCAATGAAGGGATGACGGACATTGCCAATGGTGTCCTGACCGGACTCGGCGTCTACCTGGAATCGCAGGGCTTCGACTGCACGGATCCGGTGACCGGCGGCTGGCCATCCCCGCCGTCCGCGGCGGAGATCGCGCGGTGGCGCCAGTTAGGGCACCAGAACCACCAGACCTACGGTGGCGAACCGTTCTCCTTCTCCACGGGGAACCTCATCGAGGACGAGAAATTGTTCTCGCTCCCCGGCCCCGGAGGATCGGTGACCGACCTCACCCTCACGTACAACTCGCAGGACGGACGCCTGACACGCGTGGGTGCCGGCTGGTCATTCGAATGGGGTGCGCGCGCCCAACGCTTCATCGACGGCTCGGTGATGGTTGTCCGCGGCGATGGAGCGTCCTTCGTGTTTACCGCCGACGGCCATGGCGGGTATACGACGGTCGACGCCGGGCTGCACCAGACGCTGTCCGAGGCGCCGGGCGGGAAACTCCGATTGACCGACGTCTCGGGCGAATCCTGGGTCTTCGACGCCTCCAACATCGACGGCATCGGCAACCTCGTCTCATACACGGACGAGCAAGGACACGTGACGACGCTGGCATATGGACCACCAGCTGACCGGAAGACATCCCAGTTCTATCCGCTCGCCTCCATCACGGACTCGGCAGGCCAGGTAATCTCGGTCGACTCGGACGCTCTGGGTCGGGTCACGGGTTTCACGCGCCCGGGCGGTGATCGGTGGAGGCTCACGTACGACGGCTCCGGGAACCTCGCGACGATCGCCCTTCCCGACGGGCGGACGCACGCGTTCACCTACGACGATGCGCACCAGCTGCTGGCGGGGACCGATGCCACCGGCGCGCTGTACCTCAAAAATCAGTACGACAGCCAGGGCCGCGTGGTCAAGCAGTGGGACGCGCAGGGCAACGTCCGAACGCTCGACTACTCCACCCAGGGTCAGACCACCTACACGGACAACCTCGGACGCGTCTCGGTGTATTTCCACGACGCTCAGTCGCGGATCACGAAGGTCCAGCATCCCGACGGCACCACCGCATCGTTCCGCTTCGACGCGGACAACAACGTCACGTCATCAACGGACGAGAACGGCGCGCGGACGGCCTATACCTACGATCAGTCGGGGAACCTGACCTCGGAGACCGCGCCGGACGGTGTCGTGACGAAATACACCTACAGCCCCACGGGCCGAGTGGCCACCAAGACCGACGCCGGGGGACCGGACGGGTCTCCACGCACGTGGACATACGACTACGACGACGCCGGGCACATAGTCGCGGTGCATCAGCCGGACGCGACAATCGTGCGTTACGCCTACGACGCAGCCGGCAACCTGGTCTCGTCCGAGCAGCCGTCCGGAGCAACCACGACCTATTCCTACGACACGGCGGGGCGGTTGGCCACGCAAACCGATCCCGCCGGCGGCGTCACCCGGTACTCGTACGACGCGGCCGGACGGATGCTCTCGCAGGTCGACCCCGGCGGCCACTCCACCCGCTACAGCTGGGATTCGGGCGACCGCGTCGTCACGGCGACCAACGCGGTGGGAAGTGTGTTCCGTTATGGGTGGGAACCGAACGACCACCTCGCTTCGCTGACCGATCCCACCGGAGCCGTTACGAAGTACTCGTGGGACGCGATGTTCCACCTGACCGACTCGACGAGTCCGTCAGGGGCCGTGACCACGTATGGCTACACGGCTGAGGATTCACTGTCGAAGCGGTCGGACCCTCTTGGCGGCACGGCGTCCTTCACCAGCGACGCGCGAGATCGAACGGTGAAGACCGTCGACCCGAATGGCGGGACGTGGAGCTATTCCTATGACAGCGTCGGAAACCTGACATCCGTCGTCTCTCCAGAGGGCGGAAAGACGTCTTACGCGTATGACACCCACGGCAACCTGACAGCGGAGACGAGCCCCACCGGGAGCAAGACGCGCTACAGCTACGACAGCGTCGGCCGTCTCATCAAGCAGATCGACGCGGACGGCGTCACCACCTCGTACGCCTACGACCTGATGGACCGCGTCGCCCGTATCACCGATGGTCGTGGAAAGCACACGGACCTGGCCTACGACTCCGACGGCAACCTCACTTCGGTCACAGACCGTGGCGGAGCCGTCACGGCCTACCGTTACGACGTGGGGGGCCGGGTCGTCTCCCAGACGAGCCCCTTGGGCGACGTCACCTCCTTCGGCTACGACTCCGACGGCAACGTCACCTCTGTCACGGATGCTTTGGGACGGACCCGGACCTACTCCTATGACGCACTCGAGCAACTCATCGCGGCGACTGATGCCGAGGGAAACACGACCGCATACGCATACGACGCCAACGGTCGCACCACCTCCGTCACCGACCCGAACGGCAATGTGACGGCGTTCGCCTATGACGGCGATGGCAATCAGGTAAGCACCACGGATCCTCTCGGAGGGGTGACCCAGTATGAATGGGACGCCGCCGGAAACCAGACCTCCGTGACGGACGCGAAGGGCCACCGCACTCTCTACGGCTATGACCCGGCCGGCCAGCTGGTCAAGGTCACGGAAGGCCATAAGTCGGGAGCGAAACCCTCGCCCGACACGAACGTCGTCTCGACGTATACGTACGATCGCGATGGCAACCTTTCGACGATCACCGACCCGAACGGGCACACCACTCGGTACACGTCCGACGCATCGGGACGGACGACCTCCGAAACGAACCCCGTCGGCAACACGACGAGCTGGATGTACACACCGGCAGGGCGGATTGCCAAAACCACCACTGGTACGGGGGCGACCACCGCACTTGCCTACGACAAGCGAGGTGACCTCGTCAGGCAGGACCAGGCCGGCGCTGTGGCCACCTACGAGTACGACGCGGAGCAGCGTTTGATCACGATGACCGATCCCACGGGCGTCTCCGGCTGGGTCTATGACGATGACGGCCGCGTCACCACCCAGATCGACCAGTCGGGCGGCCGACTCGCGAACGCCTACGACCCGGCGGGCCAGCTCGCGTCCATGACGCTGCCGACCGGCCAGAAGCTGACGTACACGTACGATCGGGCGGGCAAGACGACGTCCCAGTCGTCGCCCTGGGGGTCGCTGGCCTACGCGTGGGATCCGGCGGGCAATCTGACCGAACTGCAACGCTCGACCGGCGTCACCACGATGTACGGATACGACGGTTCGAACCGCGTCACCGATGTGCGGCACTCCACGCCGGCGGTTGTCGCCGGGACGACATCCACGCCGTCGCCGAAACCTGCTGCCTATGCTTCGGGGGACGCCACGGCTGCCAAGTGCACCACGGTCGCCGGCTACTTGTCCGCCCGGAGCGCCCCGGCGGCGGGGGAGAGCACGCTGTGCACCCACACGAACACCTATCTGGAGGGTCGGACTCTCCCAACGGCGTCCAAACCGGTGCCCGACGGCGGTTCCCTCGCCTACCACTACGACTACGACGCCGACGGCAACCTCACAGAGGCGAGCCGCACCATCGCTCAGCCGACGCCGGACTTCGCTGCAAAGCCAGGCTCCACCCACCCGTCGGGTACGTCGGGGCGGTCTCCCGACTCGACGCCCGCCGCGAAGGCGGCACCGATATCGAACGTGACCTCCGTGACTTACGGATACGACCGGCTCGACCGGCTGGCGACGTCTCAGACGTCGTCGGCCGAGAAGAACATGTACGGCTATGACGCCGCGGGTAACCGGACGTCGTGGTCGCGGTCAGGCGCGAAGGACGGAGACTTCGTTCAGACGGCGACGTTCAACGACGCCAACCAGCTGACGCAATCCGTGACCACGGGTTCCGGTCGTGGAGTCTCCGCTGGCGTCGCCTCGTATTCGTACGACGGCGCCGGGAACCGGGTGTCGCAGGCGGTAGCGGGGACGGGAACTTCGTTCGCCTACAACGCGGCTGGTCAAGTCGATGCGGTACAGCGTGAGGGCCGGTCGACGACGTATGCCTATGACGGTCTGGGGCGTCAGGCGTCGGTGACGGATCAGTCGAGGTATGGCACGTCGACCACCCGCAACAGTTACGACGGTGCCGGGCTGGTGCAAGCGAACGTGTCCGGTCAGGGGACTACGACGCTGGTCCGGGATGCTGCGGGTGCGTTGGCTGAGCATGTGACCTCCACGGGTGAGGCGAGTTGGGATCTGCTGGATGGGCTGGGTTCGACGGTCGCGGCTGCTCGGGCGGGTTCGGTGACCGAGTTGTCTTCGTACGATGATTGGGGAGCTCAGCGTTTCGAGTCGGGTGGTTGGTCGGCCCCAGAGTCGTATACCGGTCATCCGCAGGATGTGACGCAGGGTCAGGTGCACACGTTCGCTCGCAGCTATGACCCGGCGACCGGTAGTTGGACGGCCCCGGACAGTTGGCGTGGTCTGCTGACGGAGCCGGCCTCCCTTGGCCGTTACCGTTACGTGTCGAGCAACCCCGCCACGTTCCTGGACCCGGACGGTCACAAGTGCGCGCCACGTACCGGTGCCAGCGATGCGCTCCCTCTCGGGTGCGGCGCACCGCCGCACAAGGCATACCAGGACGTGAAGATGCCGCCCGAGCCGCCGCCCTACACCCCCGCGAAGAAGGACCCGAAGACCCCGAAAGCCAAAGGCCCGAATACGAAGAACAGACCCTCCGCCCTCCACCCTGACTTCAACGCTTCCGCCGCTTCTCCCATCAACGTCAGACAAGGCGTCAAGTCGGCGGGCGACGCGAGGTGTTATTTCGTCAGCCCAGATCAGATCGTGCAATGTGCTCTCGCCGGTGACGACCAGGCCGTGCGGGACGGCATAGCTGGTATCCAAGAAGCCATCCGCGAGTTTATGAGGAGCCCAGCGATGCAGGCTATCGCGGGCGCCTTGGCCGGTGCGGGCCAGGTTCTGGGCGTGGTGGGCTGGGCACTAGATGTGACTGGAGTAGGAGCGCCACTTGGATTGCCGCTCGGGGCAATCTCCTTGGGTTTGACGTTCACGGCCACCCTGATTTACTGCACAGCCGACCCGCGGTCACAGTCCTGCGTTGGTGGCATGTTGGCCGGTCCGCAAGACGACACGTATGGAAAGAAACGATGA
- the ykgO gene encoding type B 50S ribosomal protein L36 — MKVRNSVSSLKAMPGAQVVRRRGRTFIINKKNPRMKARQG, encoded by the coding sequence ATGAAGGTACGCAACTCGGTGAGTTCGCTCAAGGCGATGCCCGGCGCTCAGGTGGTGCGTCGCCGGGGCCGCACGTTCATCATCAATAAGAAGAACCCGCGCATGAAGGCCCGCCAGGGCTGA
- a CDS encoding trypsin-like serine protease, protein MRKRILAAAIALAAFAGLAVGTPAVASTGGVADGNKHPDVGLILFYDADGRFRCSATLVSPTVVVTAAHCTSGTLGKTLVTFDSVIAEQPPAPFPVAADPTVGFTAAEITAAGYYSGTAYTHPDYSDFTDTANWNDVGVIVLDQPVASFGSGYPQIAPVGTLDAIKTSNLSKTLFTAVGYGTEVRKPESGPQKPQPMSYPLIRRYVDMPGQKLTPQILQTNGNPNDTRGTGGTCFGDSGGPVFLGDQLVAVTSYGYTDNCRYLGGYQRLDIPVVDSWLATFGI, encoded by the coding sequence ATGCGTAAAAGAATCCTGGCCGCCGCCATCGCGTTGGCCGCATTCGCCGGACTGGCCGTCGGCACACCCGCCGTCGCCAGCACGGGAGGAGTCGCCGACGGGAACAAGCATCCTGACGTCGGCCTGATCCTGTTCTACGACGCCGACGGGCGCTTCCGGTGCTCGGCGACACTGGTGTCGCCGACGGTGGTCGTGACCGCCGCGCACTGCACCTCGGGAACACTGGGCAAGACGCTCGTCACGTTCGACTCCGTGATCGCGGAGCAGCCGCCCGCTCCGTTCCCGGTCGCCGCCGACCCGACCGTCGGATTCACCGCGGCAGAGATCACCGCAGCCGGCTACTACTCCGGAACGGCGTACACGCATCCGGACTACTCGGACTTCACGGACACCGCGAACTGGAACGACGTCGGCGTCATCGTGCTCGACCAGCCCGTGGCCTCGTTCGGATCCGGCTACCCGCAGATCGCGCCCGTGGGCACGCTCGACGCGATCAAGACGAGCAACCTGTCGAAGACGCTGTTCACCGCGGTCGGCTACGGAACAGAGGTGCGCAAGCCGGAGTCCGGCCCGCAGAAGCCGCAGCCGATGAGCTACCCCCTCATCCGTCGCTATGTGGACATGCCGGGCCAGAAGCTGACCCCGCAGATCCTGCAGACCAACGGCAATCCGAACGACACCCGCGGAACCGGCGGGACCTGCTTCGGCGACTCGGGCGGCCCCGTGTTCCTCGGCGACCAGCTGGTCGCGGTGACGAGCTACGGCTACACCGATAACTGCCGATACCTCGGCGGCTACCAGCGCCTGGACATCCCGGTGGTCGACTCCTGGCTGGCCACATTCGGGATCTGA
- a CDS encoding dihydrofolate reductase family protein — translation MGAIAVHEFVSLDGVFEDPSWTFEFGFDPDMGDDIGRITRTSDAILLGRRTFEMFAPAWSPRTADDDPGAPFFNDSPKGVVSSTLDDQTAERTWRNSRSLGAYDAERIRAFADEFSGGVYISGSGSLVRALLADGLVDSLHLFVYPLVRGTGARLFPEGSAPAKLRLRHHDAYDNGVLHLHYTAA, via the coding sequence ATGGGCGCGATCGCAGTGCACGAGTTCGTGTCGCTGGACGGCGTGTTCGAAGATCCGAGCTGGACGTTCGAGTTCGGGTTCGATCCTGACATGGGCGACGACATCGGCCGCATCACGCGGACGTCGGACGCGATCCTGCTCGGCAGGCGAACGTTCGAGATGTTCGCACCCGCGTGGTCCCCCCGCACCGCCGATGACGATCCGGGCGCGCCGTTCTTCAACGACAGCCCCAAGGGCGTCGTCAGCTCGACCCTGGACGACCAGACCGCGGAGCGCACCTGGCGCAACTCGCGGTCGCTCGGCGCGTACGACGCCGAGCGCATCCGGGCCTTCGCCGATGAGTTCAGCGGCGGGGTGTACATCAGCGGGTCCGGCTCGCTCGTGCGCGCCCTGCTGGCCGACGGACTCGTCGACTCGCTCCATCTGTTCGTCTATCCACTGGTCCGTGGGACGGGCGCACGCCTGTTCCCCGAGGGAAGCGCGCCCGCTAAGCTGCGGCTGCGTCACCACGACGCCTACGACAACGGCGTCCTGCACCTCCACTACACGGCCGCCTGA
- a CDS encoding DUF2231 domain-containing protein, which produces MTATDNDSGFRRAKRPRSVIAGPYGHPFHATVVTIPIGAWTAAVVFDIAALLGAAPGALATGALWLVVIGIIGGVVAAIFGLLDFSQLPSGTKVKRTAVWHLIFNSTALVLFIISAIVRAGDPDHPSVAGFVLALIGILVVGVSGFLGGELAYRHGVRVADEQDQQRAYDA; this is translated from the coding sequence ATGACCGCCACCGACAACGACAGCGGCTTCCGGCGCGCCAAGCGGCCCCGTTCCGTCATCGCGGGCCCCTACGGCCACCCGTTCCATGCGACCGTCGTCACCATCCCGATCGGCGCCTGGACGGCCGCCGTCGTGTTCGACATCGCGGCCCTGCTCGGCGCGGCCCCGGGAGCACTGGCCACCGGCGCTCTATGGCTCGTCGTGATCGGCATCATCGGCGGGGTGGTCGCCGCCATCTTCGGGCTCCTGGACTTCTCGCAGCTCCCGTCGGGCACGAAGGTGAAGCGCACAGCCGTCTGGCACCTGATCTTCAACTCGACGGCGCTCGTGCTCTTCATCATCAGCGCGATCGTCCGCGCGGGCGACCCCGACCATCCCAGTGTCGCGGGCTTCGTGCTGGCGCTGATCGGCATCCTCGTCGTCGGAGTCTCCGGGTTCCTCGGCGGCGAGCTCGCCTACCGTCACGGTGTCCGCGTCGCCGACGAACAGGACCAGCAGCGCGCCTACGACGCATGA
- a CDS encoding ATP-dependent DNA helicase RecQ yields the protein MSRIQEVARESFGWETLRPRLTEAMEVLLGGGDVLAVMPTGYGKSSLYQVTGTILDGVTIVVSPLISLQEDQVRALSEARGVPRAVAINSSAGQRERERDWEALESGEIGFAFLAPEQLANPEVRERLRAVDVSLFAVDEAHCVSSWGHDFRPDYLLLGDVIDELGHPPVVAMTATGAPPVRAEISERLGLRTPRLFATGFDRPNLRLEVVRHEEDAAKRAAVVEQVRELEGSGLVYVATRKDAELYAGELEQAGIPAAAYHAGLRRAERDDAYERFMDGRARVVTATSAFGMGIDKHDVRSVVHASVTDSLDSYYQEAGRAGRDGEPARVTLHYRPEDFALTKFFSGGGPDADELARVFGAIAREPGITRADLSERVDISVRSLGRLLGLLRDADVLSGTDDDLRAADVKPGEAASKAVAEAESRQRIEHSRAQLMQEYAETGMCRRQFLLGYFGEELPEPCGNCDTCSSGSAQRWAEEHDATREEPFPLSARVRHETWGPGVVMHTEADRLTVFFDDAGYKVLSLSAVKDGGLLEVVSPAA from the coding sequence GTGTCGCGCATCCAGGAAGTCGCCCGCGAGTCCTTCGGCTGGGAGACGCTGCGCCCGCGGTTGACCGAGGCCATGGAGGTGCTCCTCGGCGGGGGCGATGTGCTGGCCGTGATGCCGACCGGGTACGGCAAATCGTCCCTCTACCAGGTGACCGGTACCATCCTCGACGGCGTGACGATCGTCGTGTCGCCGCTGATCTCCCTCCAGGAGGATCAGGTGCGCGCGCTCAGCGAGGCGAGGGGCGTGCCCCGTGCGGTCGCCATCAACTCCTCCGCCGGACAGCGCGAGCGCGAGCGCGACTGGGAGGCGCTGGAGTCGGGGGAGATCGGCTTCGCCTTCCTCGCGCCCGAGCAGCTCGCCAACCCGGAGGTGCGCGAGCGGCTGCGGGCTGTCGACGTCTCCCTGTTCGCGGTCGACGAGGCGCACTGCGTCTCCTCGTGGGGCCACGACTTCCGCCCCGACTACCTGCTGCTCGGCGACGTCATCGACGAGCTGGGCCATCCACCGGTCGTCGCGATGACCGCGACGGGAGCGCCTCCCGTGCGCGCCGAGATCTCCGAGCGGCTCGGGCTCCGCACGCCGCGCTTGTTCGCCACCGGGTTCGACCGTCCCAATCTCCGGCTGGAGGTCGTCCGCCACGAAGAGGATGCGGCGAAGCGCGCCGCCGTCGTGGAGCAGGTCCGTGAGCTGGAGGGGTCGGGGCTCGTCTATGTCGCCACCCGCAAGGACGCCGAGCTGTACGCCGGAGAGCTCGAGCAGGCCGGCATCCCCGCGGCGGCTTATCACGCCGGGCTGCGCCGGGCCGAGCGCGATGACGCCTATGAGCGTTTCATGGACGGCCGCGCCCGCGTGGTGACGGCCACCAGCGCCTTCGGGATGGGCATCGACAAGCACGACGTGCGCTCGGTGGTCCACGCGTCCGTGACCGACTCCCTCGACAGCTACTACCAGGAGGCGGGACGCGCGGGCCGCGACGGCGAGCCGGCTCGGGTCACCCTCCACTACCGCCCGGAGGATTTCGCCCTCACCAAGTTCTTCTCCGGCGGGGGACCGGACGCCGACGAGCTGGCTCGCGTGTTCGGCGCGATCGCCCGTGAGCCGGGGATCACCCGGGCGGACCTGTCGGAGCGCGTGGACATCAGCGTGCGCTCGCTCGGGCGCCTTCTCGGCCTGCTGCGGGATGCTGATGTGCTCTCCGGCACCGACGACGACTTACGCGCCGCGGACGTCAAGCCGGGTGAGGCCGCCTCGAAGGCGGTCGCCGAGGCGGAGTCGCGGCAGAGGATCGAGCACTCCCGCGCTCAGCTCATGCAGGAGTATGCCGAAACGGGAATGTGCCGTCGGCAGTTCCTTCTCGGCTACTTCGGCGAGGAGCTCCCCGAGCCCTGCGGCAACTGCGACACCTGCTCCTCCGGCAGTGCGCAGCGGTGGGCGGAGGAGCACGACGCGACCCGGGAGGAGCCGTTCCCGCTGTCGGCGCGTGTGCGCCACGAGACCTGGGGGCCCGGCGTCGTCATGCACACGGAGGCGGACCGGCTCACGGTGTTCTTCGACGACGCGGGCTACAAGGTCCTCTCGCTCTCGGCCGTGAAAGACGGCGGGCTGCTCGAGGTGGTCAGCCCCGCCGCCTGA